DNA sequence from the Vicingus serpentipes genome:
ATCATTCTTATTGACAAACCATATACTTGGACTTCTTTTGATGTTGTTGGAAAAGTAAGATACCTCCTAAAAAAAGAACTAGGTTTAAAAAAACTAAAAGTTGGTCATGCTGGAACTTTAGATCCATTAGCAACTGGATTATTGGTTATTTGTACTGGAAAATTCACCAAAACAATAGACGAAATTCAAGCTCAACAAAAAGAGTACACCGGTATTATCACTTTAGGCGCAACTACTGCTTCTTACGATTTAGAAAAAGAAACTGATATCGATTATCCAACAGAACACATTAGTGAAGAACAAATTAAAACTATAGCTCAATCATTTATTGGAGAACAACTACAAGAAGCACCAATGCACTCAGCTAAAAAGATAGATGGGAAACGTGCTTACGAATATGCTCGCGCAGGAGAAGAAGTTGTCATTAAATCAAATACCATAAACATTTATGATTTTGATGTTCCTGCCATTTCTCAATCATTAGAAGAGATAAAAGACAAACTAACTCAAATTGACATTCGGTTAAATCCAAAAATTAATGTGGCTCAACCTTATGAAAATGGTTTACATGTTAAGTTTAAAATAGGTTGCAGCAAAGGAACTTACATAAGAGCAATCGCTCGAGATTTTGGAACTCACTTAAACTCTGGTGGCCATTTAAGTGAATTACGCCGCACAAAAATTGGTGACTTTGACGTGAAAAATGCTACACTCCCAACAGAAGGTGAGCTTATAAAGCTAATTCATTCTATTTAGAAAATAATTTTTGACAACAATTTGGTATTCACTAAATTGCACTATGTTTTTATCCTTTCATAAAAAAATACAATCTTCGAATAAAATCTGTATTTTATCTTTTGTCTGTTTATTTTTATGGTCTCCCTTATTTTCTCAAGGTATCACCTTCACTGATCAAGAACAAGAATGGATTAAAAACCATCCAATAATTGAGTTTGGATATGAACCAAGCTGGCCACCATACGAAATTTATGAAAATGGAGAATATTCAGGAATAATTGGTGACTATGTAAGGATTCTTGAAAGAGAAATAGGCATTGAAATAAAACCTATTCCTAACATTACATGGGACGAAACAGTTAAAGGGTTAAAGAATGGCTCAATTGATTTTACGATTTGTGCCGGAATTACAGATGAACGTAAAGAATACTTAAATTTCACTAAGCCATACATTTCTTCACCAATGGTTATTGTCACTAGAAAAAATGATGGGTTTGTTAGTGGATTAAATGATTTACAGGGAAAAACTATTGCATTACCTATTAATTACTATACGGGAGAATTAATCAGTAAAGATTACCCTAAAATAAAAATCAATTTTAAAAATAGTATTGAAGAGTCTATCCGTTCAGTTAGTATTGGTGAATCAGAAGCATTTGTGGGGAATCTAGTTGTCGCAAGCTACTACATTGAAAATTTAGGTTATTCCAACTTAAAAATTGCCGCACCAACAGACTATGAAAAAACTCATATTGGATTAGCTGCTCGAAAGGATTGGCCTGAATTGATTAGTATTTGTCAAAAAGTATTTGACAATATATCGATAAAAGAAAAAAATGAAATCATTGAAAAATGGATTTCTGTTCGTTATGAATATGGTATAAATCCCTACAAAATAAAATCTTATATTATTTACGCTTTAACGTTTATTTGCCTTTTATTTATTTTAATTCTACTTTGGAATAAATCACTAAAAAAGGAAATTGAAAAACGAAAAGAAATTGAAAAGCAACTTGAAATAACCTTGGCAGATGCGAATAAAAAAAGTGATGAACGTAAAATACTTTTACAAGAAATTCATCACCGAGTTAAAAATAACCTTCAAGTAATTATAAGCTTATTACGCCTTCAAAAAAGTGAGTTAGAAGAACCTCTTTCTGAAAAATTAAACGAAACCATTGCTCGTATTAGTTCAATTGCTTTAGTTCATGAAAAGGTATACAATACTGAAAATTTAGCAAATATTAATTTGAAAGAATATATTGAAAGTTTAGCTAATGACATTATTACTTCTTTCTCATATCAAAAAAAACCTACTTTAACTATTAATTCTTCGATAGAAAATTTTGATTTAAAACCATTAGTGCCTTTAGCTTTAATTCTAAATGAGTTAATTACAAATTCGTTAAAACACGGTTTAAAAAACCCCTCAAACGGAGTAATTGAAATAAACATATCAAATAAGGGGAGTCAATTAAACATGACTTACCATGACAATGGTATTTGGATTGACAATAATAGAAAATCTAATTTTGGACTATCACTAATAGAGACTTTTACTGAACAGTTAGACGGAAACTTTTCTAAAACAACTGACAATGGAACTACTTATACTTTTGAATTTAATTTGTAATTAATACAGTCTATTCTTCTTTTACTTTTACACCCTCTTTAAAGTAAACTGTTTTTTTCACTTTTCCAGCTTGCTTCTCATAATAAACCCATTTACCATCTGGTTGGTAGTTCTTATAATTTTTTTCAGCTTCTAAAGTTCCTATTGCATACCACTGTGTTACTTTTCCTTCTTGATGACCATCTACAAATGTTTGTTCATACATCTTGTTTCCATTATCATAATAGTAAGTCCATTTACCATCTTGTACATTATCTAAATAAGCTCCCTCGTCTTTTGGCTTTCCATTCTCGTACCACGAAAATTGAGGCCCATCCAACACTGATATTTCTCTAGTTTTTGTAAACTCTGCATATTTCTTATCTCCCTCTCTTAAATAACTTTTCACTTCTTCTTCTTTTACAAAATA
Encoded proteins:
- the truB gene encoding tRNA pseudouridine(55) synthase TruB gives rise to the protein MSNQAEKFQQGQIILIDKPYTWTSFDVVGKVRYLLKKELGLKKLKVGHAGTLDPLATGLLVICTGKFTKTIDEIQAQQKEYTGIITLGATTASYDLEKETDIDYPTEHISEEQIKTIAQSFIGEQLQEAPMHSAKKIDGKRAYEYARAGEEVVIKSNTINIYDFDVPAISQSLEEIKDKLTQIDIRLNPKINVAQPYENGLHVKFKIGCSKGTYIRAIARDFGTHLNSGGHLSELRRTKIGDFDVKNATLPTEGELIKLIHSI
- a CDS encoding transporter substrate-binding domain-containing protein → MFLSFHKKIQSSNKICILSFVCLFLWSPLFSQGITFTDQEQEWIKNHPIIEFGYEPSWPPYEIYENGEYSGIIGDYVRILEREIGIEIKPIPNITWDETVKGLKNGSIDFTICAGITDERKEYLNFTKPYISSPMVIVTRKNDGFVSGLNDLQGKTIALPINYYTGELISKDYPKIKINFKNSIEESIRSVSIGESEAFVGNLVVASYYIENLGYSNLKIAAPTDYEKTHIGLAARKDWPELISICQKVFDNISIKEKNEIIEKWISVRYEYGINPYKIKSYIIYALTFICLLFILILLWNKSLKKEIEKRKEIEKQLEITLADANKKSDERKILLQEIHHRVKNNLQVIISLLRLQKSELEEPLSEKLNETIARISSIALVHEKVYNTENLANINLKEYIESLANDIITSFSYQKKPTLTINSSIENFDLKPLVPLALILNELITNSLKHGLKNPSNGVIEINISNKGSQLNMTYHDNGIWIDNNRKSNFGLSLIETFTEQLDGNFSKTTDNGTTYTFEFNL